From Papilio machaon chromosome 2, ilPapMach1.1, whole genome shotgun sequence, the proteins below share one genomic window:
- the LOC106709099 gene encoding uncharacterized protein LOC106709099 — translation MYTPVVLLLCGIVGSSTAYYIQRDVPYNTGPADPYPLGNSYNLPQEQSQRLFWGNGQGSNQVGGTGLWATLTNKFPFLGNMFGRLELPSEYGPPKQFYTPNQFNPQDAYRTQVYEGFGQQVPFGRDVAITDDAVIVTPPQVPIASQPIPAPAPVPQPAPVPQPQPSPGYNYEKPRYRLELPQKYY, via the exons ATGTACACACCGGTCGTCTTGTTGTTGTGCGGGATCGTGG gtAGCAGCACAGCTTACTACATCCAAAGGGATGTACCGTACAACACCGGGCCTGCTGATCCCTATCCATTGGGCAACAGTTACAATTTACCCCAGGAACAGTCACAACGGCTGTTCTGGGGCAATGGACAAGGGAGCAACCAAGTCGGCGGCACGGGACTCTGGGCAACTCTGACTAACAAATTCCCGTTCTTAGGAAACATGTTCGGTCGCTTGGAACTACCATCAGAGTACGGTCCACCGAAGCAGTTTTATACACCTAACCAGTTTAACCCTCAAGATGCTTATAGGACGCAAGTGTATGAAGGTTTCGGTCAACAAGTGCCCTTCGGTAGAGACGTGGCTATTACCGATGATGCGGTGATCGTGACGCCGCCTCAAGTGCCTATCGCCTCGCAGCCCATACCCGCACCAGCGCCGGTGCCCCAGCCAGCTCCAGTGCCCCAACCACAACCATCCCCAGGCTATAACTATGAAAAGCCACGCTATAGGCTAGAACTACCACAAAAgtattattga
- the LOC106709053 gene encoding mucin-5AC-like codes for MKLSCALVLTLTNLVIATPYSFSVKGSGASAKAEAATSPYGQFGVVKPVASKTSGFSGTFSKSSSSSLAPSSASSSSSAYNYNAGQIGTASLGYGSQGFFVPNKNVVPQVVTVPQATAFATAGSNSQTGASVNGQATGSYSSEKGNNFSGNANSPANVQYQSAVPENKPNSYVALSSGIPSNQLKPNSFNTNVPEKAKETFGVQSFSSDVQSGTAVFSTPAAPSKESALVENAPSYSGGFGGPPGILSPHDKISSVGGNIPGQYTIVSYTPGATVNVPSKQQTLPVSTVNPLYAQHGYQIENTNPTVQSINNEYVYQTENSKPLYKPDVKPTYSDQNKQTASGSYNSASSEWQHDGQHVTLQPHAEIVQTTQKELEQASHSTGQFSSHSEKPLAINNDSKPIKNVQIFIQPIPSNAPQTVSKPVYFTNTQVGSENKKEVKPVYQLSYTGGFGAPAGVLKPSGQTVSSGQTFSSSPVKVEQFESSAEKLTGPKETTLNTDFGGSLNEVKETAQPSSQSTNDHSFDSGSSSATYVTPKPSTSSLSTSSPSEKVSYDYVSTEQKGTDQFTGKPSESSYPNPTVSSWAQNPTVNSLPIRPEFELQKKPTGQNFFNTPSPFAPEKVFSGVPVSIDNTKPTTLSGSFGQVSDDVKPTIQSTITNNGFAYSNKPYKPVVAPTTPYFQATKQKESSFAYFTTQPTPVNSWQQSTYKPSVDGSTPGYFDKQETSPTKYPSLTGYNTVSKQSEQYPSGTYSTVGSTTDDIQVTSNLNQQSSGYGSTVTQEPTAQVSLAGPTLTSFSQEASYKPSFENSLAVSSIPQLSESPKTSSPQTSSTGAFTVSKEVYKVPTQVVSNAVYPPGSVASVFHLIPNSETSQFHANSHNQHQQSTNYGDATSFVTQKPTKVNFVGQSPGVTSGPTSAYFPQQPNKPIVASSLTTSSVSGSYVNSDVSPTQKPFFTYNLPKETEVIPSDTSSNVDSTVGTAFEFNSNAYSGKPQTQFNISQQSVEYKPTSFVTQKPTASVNLASQTFSTPAISQSTTFSQQSPKKPSDDKSEGTSPSKNPQYQIYTKPTTETRPQKQSNVYSNAFGTLTGAVKPSSYSSPSSTGYPGWSSNSWSGPSYLTGSNDKPQQTNYLNPNKPTVSSLPEKKEKVIPTNPTEKPSLPVASTTVVQQSSSSITNQKEIELTATPASGSGTTYSKPTSQPIVSNSEVSYTSFASPKPTKPTNQFSTSNPSVSTFGSSIFSQVKPQYQFSTIQPVTQKKQWYTNNYGTFGAVKPYSYPGFTSSFTTFGQGSVGGLYDKTKQTTQYSSTGQYKPTSTGQYNPSLTGQYNPVSTGQYKPTYNWGIAGQSQFQKPSNQPTQTGGSYVSTYTQTTGKPFVTSSSFDKQKVSGGAPVVNQKEPSISSSFASSTGVAKPTNQPSALYASQKPTSSGTLFESSTGNPSVTNVSDKEKVTSSIVSTTSKYDAQKPVNPTVQTLSNTYVTSSFISAKPTANFQTTGTPLLENKPTYTYTVQQQSVPSEQTVAPTKDVEVGQSIKPVWSYSNQKDSSYTSTTEVATSNLNPTQSVDGSDNSQFVDKTQASPVRPTSFVNFVGQKPLNPFNGQVGLTNQTPSPGAQNNPSYQQSSEPFSSASSSGSATSQFSQIPSTAYFNSKPDKVQYTFENVQSAYKPTSVAGSITSFANQQNTKPPITAPSQENYSNEAEAGPTKPPGQYWTLNSQSEPQQTTFQTTKPNIKITVVGKPNSNIVSPTYSGGFGGPSGILKPNEFGISSNPGNTQSQFQAASGAYTGAKVDSITASYSGGFGASSGLLKPDEKYSIQHVGHNNPSSNGFHAGTSQGGAQTSYVEPTFSASGAYENIKEQTGYGAQVSSEVQGTSVTNVEPSTTTNSEVNSATNAAANGFANNNAYASSSGAVNTGTTFSGQSGRINGFSANAKGSATASATSSGSGGSITTFNRPLSTFTGSPGDIARLLGRR; via the exons ATGAAGCTCTCGTGTGCTTTAGTGTTGACCCTAACGAATCTTGTGATCGCCACCCCCTACAGTTTCAGTGTCAAAGGTAGCGGCGCATCAGCGAAAG cgGAAGCTGCGACGTCTCCCTATGGACAATTTGGGGTGGTGAAACCTGTTGCCTCAAAGACTAGTGGATTTTCGGGAACTTTCTCAAAATCATCATCTTCAAGTTTAGCACCAAGCAGTGCTAGCTCAAGCTCGAGTGCGTATAACTACAATGCTGGGCAAATAGGAACGGCTTCACTAGGATACGGATCTCAGGGTTTTTTCGtaccaaataaaaatgtagtgCCTCAGGTGGTCACAGTCCCACAAGCTACTGCATTTGCTACGGCTGGATCTAATAGCCAAACAGGAGCTTCAGTAAATGGCCAAGCCACAGGATCTTATTCTTCTGAGAAAGGAAACAATTTTTCAGGAAACGCGAATAGTCCTGCAAATGTGCAGTATCAATCTGCAGTACCTGAAAACAAACCTAATTCATACGTCGCTTTAAGTTCAGGAATACCCAGTAATCAATTAAAGCCGAATAGTTTTAACACAAACGTACCTGAAAAAGCCAAAGAAACCTTCGGTGTGCAAAGCTTTTCAAGTGATGTGCAAAGTGGCACAGCTGTTTTTTCAACGCCCGCAGCACCGAGTAAAGAGTCTGCTTTAGTTGAAAATGCACCATCTTACTCCGGTGGCTTTGGCGGACCGCCAGGAATATTAAGTCCTCATGATAAGATTTCTTCTGTCGGTGGCAATATCCCAGGGCAATACACTATCGTATCCTATACACCCGGAGCAACGGTAAATGTGCCCAGCAAACAACAAACTTTACCTGTAAGTACAGTAAATCCATTGTACGCTCAACACGGCTACCAAATAGAGAACACAAACCCAACTGTCCAGTCAATAAACAATGAATATGTTTATCAAACAGAAAATTCGAAACCTTTGTACAAGCCTGACGTAAAACCAACTTATTCTGATCAAAACAAACAGACTGCGTCGGGCAGTTATAATTCCGCATCAAGCGAATGGCAACACGATGGACAGCATGTTACCTTGCAGCCACACGCTGAAATTGTACAAACTACCCAAAAGGAATTAGAGCAAGCTTCCCATTCAACTGGCCAGTTTTCCTCGCACAGTGAAAAACCTTTGGCAATCAACAATGATTCGAAACCAATTAAGAacgttcaaatatttattcagcCTATACCTAGTAATGCACCCCAAACAGTTTCCAAACCGGTGTATTTCACTAATACTCAAGTTggttctgaaaataaaaaagaggtAAAACCAGTTTATCAGTTATCTTACACTGGTGGATTTGGCGCACCTGCAGGAGTCTTAAAACCTTCAGGCCAAACTGTATCAAGCGGGCAAACGTTTTCTTCGTCACCCGTGAAGGTTGAACAGTTTGAGAGTTCAGCTGAAAAATTAACAGGGCCAAAGGAAACAACATTGAATACTGATTTTGGAGGGTCTCTAAATGAAGTTAAAGAAACTGCTCAGCCTTCTTCGCAGAGCACTAATGATCACTCGTTTGATAGTGGCTCCTCCTCAGCTACTTACGTTACCCCCAAACCTTCTACTTCTAGTCTTTCTACTTCTTCTCCTTCTGAAAAAGTAAGTTATGACTACGTTTCTACAGAACAAAAAGGCACAGACCAATTTACAGGCAAGCCGTCTGAAAGTAGTTACCCCAATCCAACAGTTTCATCTTGGGCACAGAATCCGACAGTCAATTCTTTACCAATAAGACCAGAATTTGAATTGCAGAAAAAACCAACCGGtcaaaatttctttaatacaCCTTCGCCTTTTGCCCCTGAGAAAGTTTTTAGTGGAGTTCCCGTTTCAATAGATAACACAAAACCAACAACTCTATCTGGTAGTTTTGGACAAGTTTCTGATGACGTGAAGCCCACTATTCAATCAACCATCACTAATAATGGTTTTGCTTACTCTAATAAACCTTATAAACCAGTTGTTGCACCCACTACACCGTATTTTCAAGCTACAAAACAGAAAGAATCATCTTTCGCATATTTCACTACGCAACCAACACCTGTAAATTCCTGGCAGCAATCTACATATAAACCATCTGTAGATGGTTCTACCCCTGGATATTTCGATAAACAGGAGACGTCTCCTACAAAGTATCCTTCATTAACAGGGTACAACACTGTTTCCAAACAATCGGAACAATATCCTAGCGGAACTTATAGTACCGTAGGCTCAACTACTGATGATATTCAAGTCacttcaaatttaaatcaacaGTCCTCTGGTTATGGTAGCACAGTTACACAAGAACCTACAGCTCAAGTAAGTTTAGCTGGTCCCACGTTAACAAGTTTTTCGCAAGAAGCGTCCTATAAACCGTCATTTGAAAATTCCTTGGCAGTAAGTTCTATCCCTCAATTATCTGAAAGTCCCAAGACTTCATCACCACAAACTTCTTCAACGGGCGCATTTACTGTCTCAAAGGAAGTATATAAGGTTCCAACTCAAGTTGTAAGCAATGCCGTCTATCCCCCCGGTAGTGTAGCGTCAGTGTTTCACCTCATTCCAAATTCTGAGACATCTCAATTCCACGCCAATTCCCACAACCAACATCAACAATCAACTAACTATGGAGATGCTACATCTTTTGTGACACAAAAACCAACAAAAGTTAACTTTGTTGGCCAAAGTCCCGGTGTTACTTCTGGCCCCACATCAGCATATTTTCCGCAGCAACCCAACAAACCAATAGTCGCAAGCTCTCTAACGACTAGTTCAGTGTCTGGATCATACGTCAATTCTGACGTATCCCCAACGCAGAAACCCTTTTTTACCTATAACTTGCCAAAAGAAACTGAGGTAATTCCGTCTGACACCTCCAGCAATGTAGATTCGACAGTAGGGACCGCATTCGAGTTTAATTCCAATGCGTACTCTGGAAAACCCCAAACTCAATTTAATATATCCCAACAATCCGTAGAATACAAACCTACTTCGTTTGTTACGCAAAAACCAACAGCTTCCGTTAATCTTGCCAGTCAGACCTTTAGTACACCTGCTATTTCTCAATCTACAACATTTTCGCAACAATCACCAAAAAAGCCATCAGATGATAAGTCTGAAGGAACTAGTCCATCAAAAAATCctcaatatcaaatttacacGAAACCGACGACAGAAACACGGCCTCAGAAGCAATCAAATGTGTATTCAAATGCCTTTGGAACATTAACAGGAGCAGTTAAACCATCAAGCTATTCTTCTCCTAGTTCAACTGGTTACCCGGGGTGGTCATCTAATTCCTGGTCTGGCCCTAGTTATCTAACTGGATCTAATGACAAACctcaacaaacaaattatttgaatcCGAATAAGCCTACAGTGAGTAGTTTACCAGAAAAAAAAGAGAAGGTAATTCCCACCAACCCTACTGAAAAACCCTCCTTACCAGTTGCATCTACAACTGTAGTACAACAAAGTTCTTCAAGTATCACTAACCAGAAAGAAATAGAACTAACAGCTACTCCTGCGTCAGGATCTGGCACCACCTATTCGAAGCCAACTTCTCAACCAATTGTAAGCAACAGTGAAGTGTCCTACACTTCTTTTGCATCTCCCAAACCGACGAAGCCAACAAATCAATTTTCGACAAGCAATCCCTCAGTATCTACTTTTGGGTCCTCTATTTTCTCTCAAGTGAAACCTCAATACCAGTTTTCTACGATTCAGCCAGTTACACAGAAAAAACAATGGTACACTAATAATTACGGAACATTTGGAGCAGTAAAACCATATAGTTATCCAGGTTTTACTTCTTCATTTACTACTTTTGGACAGGGTTCAGTCGGAGGATTATATGACAAAACGAAACAGACCACTCAATATTCTTCAACAGGTCAGTACAAACCTACTTCGACAGGTCAATACAATCCATCTCTGACCGGCCAGTACAATCCTGTATCAACAGGCCAGTATAAACCTACATATAACTGGGGAATTGCGGGTCAATCACAATTCCAGAAGCCTTCTAATCAGCCTACCCAAACCGGAGGTTCTTATGTTTCCACCTACACACAAACTACAGGTAAACCATTTGTAACTTCGTCATCTTTCGATAAACAGAAGGTCAGTGGCGGAGCTCCTGTTGTAAATCAAAAAGAACCCAGTATTTCAAGTAGTTTCGCGTCATCCACTGGTGTCGCAAAGCCCACAAACCAACCTTCTGCATTATATGCTTCCCAAAAACCGACTTCTAGTGGAACGTTATTTGAATCAAGTACTGGAAACCCTTCAGTAACAAATGTTTCagataaagaaaaagttaCCTCTTCCATCGTTTCTACGACCTCAAAATACGACGCACAAAAACCTGTTAATCCTACAGTTCAAACGTTGTCCAATACATACGTAACGTCTTCTTTCATATCGGCAAAACCTACAGCAAACTTCCAAACTACAGGAACTCCactattagaaaataaaccTACGTATACTTATACTGTACAACAGCAAAGTGTTCCTTCTGAACAAACTGTTGCGCCTACTAAGGACGTTGAAGTTGGTCAGTCAATTAAACCGGTTTGGTCTTATTCAAATCAAAAGGACTCTTCATACACGAGTACTACTGAGGTAGCAACAAGTAATTTAAATCCTACCCAATCTGTCGATGGTAGTGATAATTCTCAGTTTGTTGACAAAACACAGGCAAGTCCGGTAAGACCGACAagctttgttaattttgttggGCAAAAACCTTTGAACCCATTTAATGGACAAGTAGGTTTAACAAATCAAACTCCTAGTCCAGGTGCGCAAAATAATCCGTCTTATCAACAATCAAGTGAACCATTTTCATCAGCAAGCAGTAGTGGTTCTGCAACTTCACAATTTTCGCAAATCCCCAGTACTGCATATTTCAATTCTAAACCCGATAAAGTTCAATATACCTTTGAAAATGTACAATCTGCTTATAAACCAACTTCAGTAGCTGGATCAATTACCAGTTTTGCAAATCAGCAAAATACTAAACCACCAATTACTGCCCCGTCCCAAGAAAACTATTCAAATGAAGCAGAAGCTGGTCCAACCAAGCCACCGGGTCAATATTGGACTCTTAACTCACAATCAGAGCCACAGCAAACTACTTTTCAGACCACAaaaccaaatataaaaataactgtgGTAGGTAAACCTAATAGCAATATTGTTAGCCCGACATACTCTGGTGGTTTTGGAGGACCTTCAGGTATTTTAAAGCCAAATGAATTTGGTATATCCTCAAACCCAGGGAATACTCAATCTCAATTCCAAGCAGCTTCGGGTGCTTACACCGGTGCAAAGGTAGATTCCATTACAGCTTCGTATTCAGGGGGATTCGGAGCATCATCGGGTTTACTTAAACCAGATGAGAAATACAGCATTCAGCATGTCGGACATAATAATCCCTCATCAAATGGATTCCATGCTGGCACAAGTCAAGGCGGAGCTCAAACAAGTTATGTAGAACCTACATTCTCAGCTTCAGGAGCTTATGAAAACATCAAAGAACAAACCGGCTATGGTGCTCAAGTATCCTCTGAAGTGCAAGGAACTTCTGTAACAAATGTTGAACCTAGTACTACAACCAATTCTGAAGTAAATTCTGCAACTAATGCTGCCGCAAATGGATTTGCTAATAACAATGCATATGCAAGCAGTTCTGGAGCGGTTAATACTGGCACCACGTTTAGTGGACAATCTGGTAGAATAAATGGATTCAGTGCAAATGCCAAAGGATCTGCCACTGCCAGTGCAACATCTTCAGGTTCCGGAGGAAGCATTACTACTTTTAATCGTCCTTTAAGCACATTTACTGGTTCGCCTGGAGATATTGCTCGtc tcTTGGGCAgacgataa